The following are encoded in a window of Limibacter armeniacum genomic DNA:
- a CDS encoding host-nuclease inhibitor Gam family protein, with product MNKNKFNNPETLLSKLALIRLEKERIAEEQRELEAKIQEWVDAHPEQFAESNTLNLEGGKLALTTQRKVEVSPDFEALEFALEYPELVDIKLPLAKVSKAMSLEKVAADLEQAGIRIVENPKKRLTITAYPPSDKQ from the coding sequence ATGAACAAGAACAAATTCAACAACCCGGAAACACTGCTGTCGAAACTGGCCCTGATCAGGCTGGAGAAGGAAAGGATCGCCGAGGAGCAGCGCGAGCTGGAGGCCAAGATCCAGGAGTGGGTGGACGCGCACCCGGAGCAGTTTGCGGAAAGCAACACGCTGAACCTGGAGGGCGGTAAGCTGGCCTTGACCACGCAGCGCAAGGTGGAGGTCAGTCCGGACTTCGAGGCGCTGGAGTTTGCCCTGGAGTACCCCGAGCTGGTTGACATCAAGCTGCCGCTGGCCAAGGTGAGCAAGGCCATGTCGCTGGAGAAGGTGGCCGCCGACCTGGAGCAGGCAGGCATCCGCATTGTGGAGAACCCGAAAAAACGCCTGACGATCACGGCCTACCCACCGTCAGACAAGCAGTAA
- a CDS encoding phage tail tape measure protein has protein sequence MGSLIDIGIRFNIKDSFSQGLDGIRKQFRKVETATESLKTKTKGLFSRFRSGTQEASQGLKAFSLQNMQLYEAISSKVPFMDQLGPMLSNPYLAAAAAVVTLVTGIYKLGQHLVKVSKEAREQQTQVRLLFQVTGQELDDLTAKVMGISSVFGKEAKEVREATNAMSKEFGITGMEAAKVIEDVLLATGGNADLDWIKEYSTQLKAAGLNAEQSGALIVKSFREGIYQDKAIDSIKEANLRLKELPKATRDSLQKLGVDVNAMSARIKGGAMTTMDALQQISGVMKNADLQAQQEIIANLFAGPGEDAGKRFIGMLRNMDLEMGKLIDMNDPYIRKQKQRLALEEAINKEVLKFSGTFSAVGNFFDTLTLKARLLFYQTINQAMAFINAHAEQFRITWEYIKAAIAPVGLVLKVAIWAVMQSIKAVAKELYMVWMLWTSALKGIGKLWDWLGGKVSEFWQKIGGKALVDRLFGEGSTWDRMKSKILSSIQAVTGAAKTAFEIVNNLLAGDFDLASANWDKLKKDFSSDLAGKKEIIQVKTTDTPKASNPEANSTMAGGGTATPVTPPTPEASNSFGGSGSGAGRSITVNLGALAQNVTIHVKNSIAEAEDLESQLSELLTRVVRNAETAY, from the coding sequence ATGGGCAGTTTAATTGATATAGGCATACGGTTCAACATCAAGGACAGCTTTTCACAAGGGCTGGACGGCATCCGGAAACAGTTCCGGAAGGTGGAAACCGCTACCGAAAGCCTGAAAACCAAGACGAAGGGGCTCTTCTCCCGCTTCCGCTCCGGAACACAGGAGGCCAGCCAGGGGCTGAAAGCCTTTTCCCTTCAGAATATGCAACTCTATGAGGCCATCTCCAGCAAGGTGCCCTTTATGGACCAGTTGGGGCCTATGCTCTCCAACCCCTACCTGGCAGCGGCAGCGGCGGTGGTCACGCTGGTGACAGGTATCTACAAGCTGGGGCAGCACCTTGTAAAGGTGAGCAAGGAAGCCCGGGAGCAGCAAACCCAGGTGCGCCTGCTCTTCCAGGTGACCGGGCAGGAGCTGGACGACCTCACGGCCAAGGTGATGGGTATCAGCTCGGTGTTCGGAAAGGAAGCCAAGGAGGTCAGGGAGGCTACCAATGCCATGTCAAAGGAATTTGGCATCACAGGCATGGAGGCCGCCAAGGTGATTGAGGATGTGCTGCTGGCTACCGGAGGCAATGCTGACCTGGACTGGATCAAGGAATACTCCACCCAGCTGAAGGCGGCAGGACTGAATGCCGAGCAGTCGGGGGCCCTGATCGTGAAGTCCTTCCGGGAGGGGATCTATCAGGACAAGGCCATAGACTCCATCAAGGAAGCCAACCTGCGGCTGAAGGAACTCCCGAAAGCGACCAGGGACAGCCTGCAAAAACTGGGGGTGGATGTCAATGCCATGTCTGCCAGGATCAAGGGCGGGGCCATGACGACAATGGACGCCCTGCAACAGATCAGTGGCGTGATGAAAAACGCCGACTTGCAGGCGCAGCAGGAAATCATCGCCAACCTGTTTGCCGGTCCCGGTGAGGATGCCGGAAAGCGCTTTATCGGCATGCTCCGGAACATGGACCTGGAAATGGGCAAGCTTATCGACATGAACGATCCTTACATCCGGAAGCAAAAGCAGCGCCTTGCCCTGGAGGAGGCCATCAACAAGGAAGTGTTGAAATTCTCAGGAACCTTCTCCGCTGTAGGAAACTTCTTTGATACGCTGACACTGAAAGCCCGGCTGCTCTTTTACCAGACCATCAACCAGGCAATGGCCTTTATCAATGCCCATGCCGAGCAGTTCCGCATCACCTGGGAATACATCAAGGCTGCCATCGCCCCTGTAGGGCTTGTGCTCAAGGTCGCCATCTGGGCCGTGATGCAATCCATCAAGGCGGTGGCGAAAGAGCTCTACATGGTATGGATGCTGTGGACCTCCGCCCTGAAGGGGATCGGCAAGCTCTGGGATTGGCTGGGGGGAAAGGTCTCGGAATTCTGGCAGAAGATTGGCGGCAAGGCACTGGTGGACCGCCTCTTTGGGGAAGGCAGTACCTGGGACAGGATGAAATCCAAGATCCTTTCCAGCATACAGGCCGTGACGGGAGCGGCAAAGACTGCCTTCGAGATTGTCAACAACCTGCTGGCGGGTGACTTTGACCTGGCAAGCGCCAACTGGGACAAGCTGAAGAAGGACTTCAGCAGTGACCTTGCCGGAAAGAAGGAGATTATCCAGGTGAAAACCACGGATACCCCAAAGGCCAGCAACCCGGAAGCCAACAGCACGATGGCTGGTGGTGGAACCGCAACGCCCGTGACCCCTCCGACGCCGGAGGCCTCCAACTCATTTGGGGGAAGCGGCAGCGGTGCAGGACGGAGCATAACCGTCAACCTGGGGGCACTGGCTCAGAACGTTACCATCCATGTGAAAAACAGCATTGCAGAGGCAGAGGACCTTGAGTCGCAGCTCAGCGAACTCCTGACCCGTGTCGTGCGCAATGCAGAAACAGCTTACTAG
- a CDS encoding ATP-binding protein, which yields MEQVMEYTTEEKQQIIDLLQYKREQSSLGSDAKFAVSIGLNKGVYSQLKNGRYTNKGGKSLLSHQNWVRIARFVGYSHHSELSWKTARTQVFSVISAQLTFCQQHSTTGIFCDIAGIGKSHAGKAYAEQNTNAFYLNCGEAPKKSGFIKLLARTLGFEQAGSLEQLFMDCVYYLKTLTNPIVILDEAGDLEQSAVLLLKRLYNELEFACGLYMLGAEGLRKKMDTGVRLRKNGYEEIFSRFGGKYTRLIPEGHERLKFMRAMARDIVEAQGIKNQEAIKNILTISAGFDMRRIRKEVMKVQLEERLNSN from the coding sequence ATGGAACAAGTAATGGAATACACCACCGAGGAAAAGCAGCAGATCATTGACCTGCTCCAGTACAAGCGGGAGCAGTCCAGCCTGGGCAGCGACGCCAAGTTTGCCGTCAGCATCGGGCTGAACAAGGGGGTCTACTCCCAGCTCAAGAACGGCAGGTACACCAACAAGGGCGGCAAGTCGCTGCTCTCGCACCAGAACTGGGTGCGCATCGCCCGCTTCGTGGGCTACAGCCACCACAGCGAGCTGTCCTGGAAGACCGCCCGCACGCAGGTGTTCTCCGTGATCAGCGCGCAGCTCACCTTCTGCCAGCAGCACAGCACCACGGGCATTTTCTGCGACATCGCCGGCATCGGCAAGAGTCATGCGGGCAAGGCCTACGCCGAGCAGAACACCAACGCCTTTTACCTCAACTGCGGGGAGGCGCCCAAGAAGTCGGGCTTCATCAAGCTGCTGGCCCGGACACTGGGTTTTGAGCAGGCGGGCAGCCTGGAGCAGCTTTTCATGGACTGCGTCTACTACCTGAAGACGCTGACCAACCCCATCGTCATCCTGGACGAGGCGGGTGACCTGGAGCAGAGCGCTGTGCTGCTGCTCAAGCGCCTCTACAACGAGCTGGAATTCGCCTGTGGCCTGTACATGTTGGGGGCCGAGGGGCTCAGGAAGAAGATGGACACCGGCGTAAGGCTGAGGAAGAACGGCTACGAGGAGATATTCAGCCGCTTCGGGGGCAAGTACACCAGGCTGATCCCGGAGGGGCACGAAAGGCTGAAGTTCATGAGGGCCATGGCCCGTGACATTGTCGAGGCGCAGGGGATCAAAAACCAGGAGGCCATCAAGAACATCCTGACCATCAGCGCGGGCTTTGACATGCGCCGCATCCGCAAGGAGGTGATGAAGGTGCAGCTGGAGGAACGCCTGAACAGCAACTGA
- a CDS encoding phage portal protein family protein: MQQRSRYLERMDTEKWRKAHQAAIDIYRPRREELVRIYEDALLDTHLQTVLNTRTLSVLNTPFHILDANGEKNEALFEELDKKWMHDIIRMVVESIYYGYSVIEFVLDKGHVVAVQSIDRAHAIPQECAVLSDVNGEQRFFLAEPPYNDFYLFLKDDTTDHTGLLLEASRYTVFKKQAVGFYSLYQEVYGFPYRIAKTDSRDKQVLDGLEEYLEAMGEAMYAILPFDAQFEIHESKNTDGQKVFTSAIELANKEISKRVLGQTMTTEDGSSRSQAEVHDTTREQIYKADIRYVEYMVNDYVLPLLGKHGYAVEGNHFRFDTSKSLKLAGTQLEVDKWIATQYRIDPEYITETYGTPILAEEPKPVEKPGKGKGSGLEQQLVALYHETGCCITGHQEPQMAEGNPELLKLFLKVAERLFKRGFKGLWKTRDFKALANQVGDTLYKGVEQGYGKRLVDLDYDSPDHTMLKSLKENVYLFSSFKEAVLCQEINALLLQDGRLREWDAFRELALEKHHAYNVTWLRTEYDAAIAQATMAARWQEAEQHKEDYMLRYSTVNDSRVREEHRRLEGITLPVDDPFWTSNYPPLGWGCRCDVELVPNQTARKTPKERLRYPDKVHPLFAKNVGKEKVIFDESHPYFKLKGFEP, translated from the coding sequence ATGCAGCAGCGCAGCCGCTACCTGGAGCGGATGGATACCGAGAAATGGCGCAAGGCACACCAGGCCGCCATTGACATCTACCGCCCCAGAAGGGAGGAGCTGGTACGCATCTATGAGGACGCCCTTCTCGATACGCACCTGCAAACCGTGCTGAATACCCGAACGCTCTCGGTGCTCAATACGCCCTTCCACATCCTTGATGCGAATGGGGAAAAGAACGAGGCACTCTTTGAGGAGCTGGACAAGAAGTGGATGCACGACATTATCCGCATGGTCGTCGAGAGTATCTACTACGGTTACTCGGTCATTGAGTTTGTCTTGGACAAGGGGCATGTGGTGGCAGTCCAGTCCATTGACCGGGCCCATGCCATCCCGCAGGAATGTGCCGTACTCTCAGATGTGAACGGGGAGCAGCGCTTTTTCCTGGCAGAGCCCCCCTACAATGACTTCTACCTTTTCCTGAAGGACGATACCACGGACCATACCGGGTTGCTCCTGGAGGCCTCCCGCTACACGGTATTCAAGAAGCAGGCCGTAGGCTTCTACAGTCTCTACCAGGAGGTATACGGTTTCCCGTACCGGATTGCCAAGACCGATAGCCGGGACAAGCAGGTACTCGATGGGCTGGAGGAATACCTAGAAGCCATGGGGGAAGCCATGTACGCCATCCTGCCCTTCGATGCACAGTTTGAGATCCATGAGTCCAAGAATACCGATGGGCAGAAGGTGTTCACCTCTGCCATCGAGCTGGCGAACAAGGAAATATCCAAGCGGGTGCTGGGGCAGACCATGACCACGGAGGATGGCTCCTCCAGAAGCCAGGCGGAGGTGCACGACACCACCAGGGAACAAATATACAAGGCCGATATCCGCTATGTAGAATACATGGTCAACGACTACGTGCTGCCGCTGCTGGGCAAGCATGGCTATGCTGTGGAGGGCAACCACTTCCGCTTCGATACTTCCAAGAGCCTCAAGCTGGCAGGAACGCAGCTGGAGGTGGACAAGTGGATCGCCACCCAGTACCGTATCGATCCGGAATACATCACTGAAACCTATGGCACCCCCATCCTGGCAGAGGAGCCCAAGCCAGTGGAAAAGCCGGGAAAGGGTAAGGGGAGCGGACTGGAGCAACAGCTGGTCGCGCTCTACCATGAAACGGGCTGTTGCATCACCGGCCACCAAGAGCCACAAATGGCAGAGGGAAATCCTGAACTGCTTAAACTCTTTCTAAAGGTGGCTGAAAGGCTGTTCAAAAGGGGGTTCAAGGGACTCTGGAAGACCAGGGACTTCAAGGCACTGGCAAACCAGGTGGGTGACACCTTATATAAGGGAGTCGAGCAAGGGTATGGAAAAAGGCTGGTCGACCTGGATTATGACTCCCCGGACCACACCATGCTCAAGTCACTCAAGGAGAATGTCTACCTGTTCTCCTCCTTCAAGGAGGCTGTGCTTTGCCAGGAGATCAATGCCCTGCTGTTGCAGGATGGCCGCCTCAGGGAATGGGATGCCTTCAGAGAGCTGGCTCTGGAGAAGCACCATGCCTACAATGTCACCTGGCTGCGGACGGAATACGATGCGGCCATAGCGCAGGCCACGATGGCGGCCAGGTGGCAGGAAGCCGAGCAGCACAAGGAGGACTACATGCTGCGCTACAGCACGGTCAATGACAGCAGGGTCAGGGAGGAGCACCGAAGGCTGGAGGGGATCACCTTGCCGGTAGACGACCCGTTCTGGACAAGCAACTATCCGCCGCTGGGCTGGGGCTGCCGCTGCGACGTGGAGCTGGTACCCAACCAGACCGCACGGAAGACCCCAAAGGAACGCCTGCGCTACCCTGACAAGGTGCACCCCTTATTTGCAAAGAATGTGGGAAAAGAAAAGGTGATCTTCGATGAGAGTCACCCTTACTTTAAGCTCAAGGGCTTTGAACCTTAA
- a CDS encoding transposase family protein, which yields MKISRPRYKKSVPPTQRYLSELPDTGKSWRWARINDRFYYDEARIPNRRPTHYRSQLPPREELERIAEKLAGISREGAVRLERQRKLQARDEVVKAYDAFMDGRIREVVNFFMYRSAVRTFNIQKSYELAEAWGWLEFLSQSDNVEKKLYTQWGCKSQRELFEVAAIHLAARNLEGFKASTEAYIRKRLVDYRKVEGGENRYNFVVSGKYNNDHARKFGAMELAHPVTGEVMEFDVHEAMVYSLWMNFNKANKYTKKDVYDQYTERMAALGIAEHELVSIRTIGNYLNKFDNKVLMARQRHGKKEYDRYRPYVPRHAVKYSNSLWAIDGSSGKLAYHTVDTTGGRTRVVRKNMYFVRVIDVHSRVVLGWSYGANEDSALVRAAVQMAVKNAGYIHPKVIISDNGSANTGMGMREWLGLIANRFTTITPGNSKANPAEISVKMLSNLGRKFDNWLGVGLNARDINNTHNPDYAPRNEELPDMYEVLEQFRALVQENNNQVMQDGRTRMQWYEEDKNQECQPFDDQVKRLVFGFNTIIDMSYRRNVITVTNSGKDYSFELPNYHDNIQTIVEHSENPTSPKCKIYWDESGEMADLYSLEEEYLFSIGKLQRAAVIEEEAADGDLSALGKHLRNASSVDEQVRSFEQGLKEADEAVGIQLSGADQELHARYDWSLGDTSLDGKYKDTHNQAAEAHRFGIGKAEEAKPKQKQAKPKKEPKKNTSKKMTEEELRKKAIDML from the coding sequence ATGAAGATATCACGCCCAAGATATAAAAAGTCTGTTCCCCCCACCCAGCGTTACCTTTCGGAGCTTCCCGACACCGGCAAGAGCTGGCGTTGGGCGCGTATCAATGACCGCTTCTACTACGACGAGGCCCGCATCCCGAACAGACGCCCGACCCATTACCGCTCGCAACTGCCGCCAAGGGAGGAGCTGGAAAGAATTGCTGAAAAACTGGCGGGCATTTCCCGGGAGGGAGCCGTCAGGCTGGAGCGCCAGCGCAAGCTGCAGGCCAGGGACGAGGTGGTAAAAGCCTACGATGCCTTTATGGATGGCCGCATCAGGGAAGTGGTGAACTTCTTTATGTACCGGAGTGCTGTCAGGACCTTCAATATCCAGAAGTCCTATGAGCTGGCGGAGGCCTGGGGGTGGCTGGAGTTCCTTTCCCAGTCCGACAACGTGGAAAAGAAGCTGTATACCCAGTGGGGGTGCAAGTCCCAGAGGGAATTGTTCGAGGTGGCGGCCATCCATCTGGCTGCCCGCAACCTGGAGGGCTTCAAGGCAAGCACCGAGGCCTATATCCGCAAGCGGCTGGTGGACTACAGGAAGGTGGAAGGCGGTGAAAACCGCTACAACTTCGTGGTCAGCGGCAAGTATAACAACGACCACGCCCGCAAGTTCGGGGCCATGGAGCTGGCGCACCCCGTGACCGGGGAGGTGATGGAGTTCGACGTGCACGAGGCCATGGTCTACAGCCTGTGGATGAACTTCAACAAGGCCAATAAGTACACCAAGAAGGATGTGTACGACCAGTACACGGAGCGAATGGCAGCCCTCGGGATTGCCGAGCACGAGCTGGTAAGCATCAGGACGATAGGCAACTACCTCAACAAGTTCGACAACAAGGTGCTGATGGCCAGGCAGCGTCACGGCAAGAAGGAATACGACCGTTACCGCCCCTATGTGCCACGCCATGCGGTGAAATACAGCAACAGCCTCTGGGCCATTGACGGCTCTTCGGGCAAGCTGGCTTACCATACGGTAGACACCACTGGAGGCAGGACCAGGGTAGTCCGCAAGAACATGTATTTCGTCCGTGTGATCGACGTGCACAGCCGGGTGGTGCTGGGCTGGAGCTATGGAGCCAATGAGGACAGCGCCCTGGTAAGGGCAGCCGTGCAGATGGCGGTCAAAAATGCCGGGTACATCCATCCAAAGGTGATTATCTCCGACAACGGCTCGGCCAATACCGGCATGGGCATGAGGGAATGGCTGGGGCTGATCGCCAACCGCTTCACCACGATCACCCCGGGCAACTCCAAGGCCAACCCAGCGGAGATCTCGGTCAAGATGCTCTCCAATCTGGGGCGTAAGTTTGACAACTGGCTAGGGGTCGGGCTAAATGCCAGGGACATCAACAATACCCACAACCCGGACTATGCCCCCCGCAATGAGGAGCTGCCGGATATGTACGAGGTGCTGGAGCAGTTCCGGGCGCTGGTGCAGGAGAACAACAACCAGGTGATGCAGGATGGCAGGACCCGCATGCAGTGGTATGAGGAGGATAAAAACCAGGAGTGCCAGCCGTTTGATGACCAGGTGAAAAGGCTGGTGTTCGGCTTCAACACCATTATTGATATGAGTTACCGCCGCAACGTGATCACGGTCACAAACAGCGGCAAGGACTACTCCTTTGAGCTGCCGAACTACCACGACAACATCCAAACCATTGTGGAGCACAGCGAAAACCCTACTTCTCCCAAGTGTAAAATCTACTGGGACGAGTCCGGGGAAATGGCGGACCTGTACAGCCTGGAAGAGGAATACCTCTTCAGCATCGGCAAGCTGCAAAGAGCCGCCGTGATTGAGGAGGAGGCAGCCGACGGGGACCTGAGCGCCCTGGGCAAGCACCTCAGGAACGCCAGTTCCGTCGATGAGCAGGTCAGGTCCTTCGAGCAAGGGCTGAAGGAGGCTGACGAGGCGGTGGGCATCCAGCTTTCGGGCGCCGACCAGGAGCTGCACGCCCGCTATGACTGGTCATTGGGAGATACCAGTCTGGATGGAAAGTACAAGGACACCCACAACCAGGCGGCGGAAGCCCACAGGTTTGGCATCGGGAAGGCCGAGGAGGCAAAGCCTAAGCAGAAGCAGGCAAAACCCAAAAAGGAACCGAAGAAAAACACAAGCAAGAAGATGACCGAAGAGGAGCTAAGGAAGAAGGCCATAGACATGCTCTAG
- a CDS encoding BRO-N domain-containing protein, producing the protein METELELMIVEIDPTLTIRIHSSEDINNFVVTNTDAARALKVDPGYLRNIKSNNLDVLKRDSDWIIFRMPTAGGYQLTTCWSRQGIIKLCDFFSHPEARKLKQWAKDFTHADRKRKEHHSGALKDAQIELLMRIVNGEMSEQTRKEVMKAFETLRAIINNN; encoded by the coding sequence ATGGAAACAGAACTGGAACTAATGATTGTGGAGATTGACCCGACGCTGACGATACGCATCCACTCCAGCGAGGACATCAACAACTTTGTGGTGACCAACACCGATGCGGCCAGGGCCCTGAAGGTTGACCCCGGCTACCTGCGCAACATCAAGAGCAACAACCTGGACGTGCTCAAGCGGGACAGCGACTGGATCATCTTCCGGATGCCGACCGCCGGGGGCTACCAGCTCACCACCTGCTGGAGCCGACAGGGCATCATCAAGCTGTGCGACTTCTTCTCCCACCCGGAAGCCCGGAAGCTGAAGCAATGGGCCAAGGACTTCACCCATGCGGACCGCAAAAGGAAGGAGCACCACAGCGGGGCCCTGAAGGATGCGCAGATAGAGCTGCTGATGAGGATCGTGAACGGGGAGATGAGCGAGCAGACCCGCAAGGAGGTCATGAAGGCCTTTGAAACACTTAGAGCAATAATCAACAACAACTAA
- a CDS encoding saccharopine dehydrogenase family protein, whose protein sequence is MKILLYGANGYTGRLICEQAAEAGQALVLASRNAEKIKPIAKHYGWEYRTADLNDPRALDFLLSEMTVVLHCAGPFKFTAKQMMEACIRNGVHYLDITGEIEVFELGKSLDQKAKAANVMVMSGVGFDVVPTDCTALYLKKQLPDATHLQLAFTSVGGAFSHGTAKTMVENLGEFGAIRKDGAITPVPMGYKGRWVDFGKKRLFVMTIPWGDVATAFYTTGIPNIETYMGVPEKAFNVIQKLRSLEFLWSNGLVKRILNWQIDNNLTGPDKEARAKSQSMVWGRVTNASGEEKEARLFTPDGYTLTAKTALLIAQKVLSGNFKAGYQTPAGVYGEDLILEIPNTVREG, encoded by the coding sequence ATGAAAATACTACTATATGGAGCCAATGGGTATACAGGAAGACTGATTTGTGAACAAGCGGCGGAAGCTGGGCAAGCGCTTGTGCTAGCAAGTCGGAATGCCGAAAAAATTAAACCTATTGCGAAGCATTATGGGTGGGAGTACCGTACAGCAGATCTGAATGATCCTAGGGCGCTGGACTTTCTTCTTTCAGAGATGACGGTGGTGTTACATTGTGCAGGGCCATTTAAGTTTACAGCAAAACAAATGATGGAAGCATGTATTCGCAATGGTGTACATTATCTGGATATTACGGGTGAAATTGAGGTGTTTGAATTGGGGAAATCCCTTGACCAAAAGGCAAAAGCTGCCAATGTAATGGTGATGTCAGGTGTAGGGTTTGATGTGGTGCCTACAGATTGTACTGCTTTATACCTGAAGAAGCAGCTACCTGATGCTACACATTTGCAGTTGGCGTTTACATCAGTAGGAGGTGCTTTTTCTCATGGTACAGCCAAAACAATGGTAGAGAACCTTGGGGAATTTGGTGCAATCAGAAAAGATGGGGCGATTACGCCTGTTCCAATGGGGTATAAAGGAAGGTGGGTAGATTTTGGAAAGAAAAGGCTTTTTGTGATGACCATTCCTTGGGGTGATGTGGCTACTGCTTTTTATACAACAGGCATTCCTAATATTGAGACCTATATGGGTGTGCCAGAGAAAGCATTCAACGTGATTCAAAAATTGAGATCTCTGGAATTTTTGTGGAGCAATGGGTTGGTGAAAAGAATTTTGAATTGGCAGATTGATAATAATTTGACAGGCCCCGACAAGGAAGCAAGAGCAAAATCCCAAAGTATGGTATGGGGTAGGGTGACTAATGCAAGTGGAGAAGAAAAAGAGGCTAGGTTATTTACTCCTGACGGATACACCCTGACTGCTAAGACAGCCTTGCTGATTGCACAAAAAGTTTTGTCTGGAAACTTTAAGGCAGGATACCAGACCCCTGCTGGTGTTTATGGCGAAGACTTGATTTTGGAGATACCTAATACGGTCAGAGAGGGTTAA
- a CDS encoding phage virion morphogenesis protein: protein MKEWIKTQDALLKAYRKTPQLVGVTAVSFYKQSFKRKGFIDRGYQRWKPTKKDEKGRWGKTGKKKNLTTLVQSGRLRRSIRIVSKSRDSVTVGTDVPYARIHNEGFKGTVQQRIKGTTVREHTRRGSKVKAHKRSGHSRTIKQNIPKRQFMGASAFLGKRIQRQIEETIKSGLKRI, encoded by the coding sequence ATGAAAGAGTGGATAAAGACACAGGATGCACTGCTGAAAGCCTACCGCAAGACCCCACAGCTGGTAGGTGTGACGGCGGTCAGCTTCTACAAGCAGTCCTTCAAGCGGAAGGGCTTTATCGACCGGGGCTACCAGCGGTGGAAACCCACCAAGAAGGATGAGAAGGGCCGATGGGGAAAGACGGGCAAGAAAAAGAACCTGACCACCCTGGTGCAGTCCGGAAGGCTCCGCCGCAGTATCCGTATTGTAAGCAAGAGCCGTGACAGTGTCACGGTAGGCACCGATGTCCCTTATGCAAGAATCCACAATGAGGGATTTAAGGGAACGGTGCAGCAGCGCATCAAGGGTACAACGGTAAGGGAGCATACCCGAAGAGGGAGCAAGGTCAAGGCGCACAAGAGAAGCGGGCACAGCAGAACCATAAAGCAGAATATCCCCAAACGGCAGTTTATGGGAGCTTCTGCCTTTCTGGGAAAACGCATACAGCGGCAGATTGAGGAAACGATTAAATCAGGATTAAAACGTATTTAA
- a CDS encoding TIGR01212 family radical SAM protein (This family includes YhcC from E. coli K-12, an uncharacterized radical SAM protein.): protein MPSKLWNGERHYNAHVDYLKQTYGGRVQKVSINADFTCPNRDGKLGRGGCTFCNNDSFTPAYVKETPSITAQLDKGVAFLRQRYKRTAMFVGYFQAYTNTYGDLASIKKVYEEALAHPDISGLVIGTRPDCITEEQLDYFEALAKKYFIVLEYGIESCYNDTLASVNRGHSFEDTVQALEMSQGRGFHVGGHLMFGFPNDSRERMLAQVEKINQLPLDAIKFHQLQVVKGTVMAKQYREYPEQFNFFTCDEYIDFVVQFVERMRPDLQIQRFTSSAPPSIKLAPDWGNVREDQLILRIEKRFEELNTWQGKYYEGDWAN from the coding sequence ATGCCGTCAAAATTATGGAATGGGGAGCGGCATTATAATGCCCATGTTGACTATTTGAAGCAAACTTATGGAGGAAGAGTCCAGAAGGTTTCCATCAATGCAGACTTCACTTGCCCTAACCGAGATGGGAAGTTAGGGAGAGGAGGTTGTACTTTTTGTAATAATGATAGCTTTACTCCTGCCTACGTAAAGGAAACACCAAGTATCACAGCGCAGCTTGATAAGGGAGTTGCATTTCTGAGGCAACGTTACAAACGGACAGCCATGTTTGTGGGTTACTTTCAGGCATATACCAATACCTATGGTGATTTGGCGTCTATCAAAAAAGTATACGAGGAAGCGTTGGCCCATCCTGATATCTCAGGGCTCGTGATCGGTACCCGTCCTGACTGTATCACTGAAGAGCAGTTGGATTACTTTGAGGCTTTAGCCAAAAAATATTTTATCGTTTTGGAGTATGGCATTGAATCCTGTTACAATGATACATTGGCAAGTGTGAACAGAGGTCATTCTTTTGAGGATACTGTCCAGGCTTTGGAAATGTCTCAGGGGAGAGGGTTTCATGTTGGAGGGCATCTGATGTTTGGTTTTCCGAATGACTCAAGGGAGCGGATGCTTGCTCAAGTTGAAAAAATTAATCAGCTGCCTTTAGATGCTATCAAGTTTCATCAGCTACAAGTCGTGAAGGGTACTGTAATGGCAAAACAGTACAGGGAGTACCCTGAGCAATTCAATTTTTTCACTTGTGATGAGTATATAGATTTTGTTGTTCAGTTTGTAGAAAGGATGCGACCAGATTTGCAGATTCAGCGCTTCACTAGTTCTGCACCACCCAGCATCAAGTTAGCGCCTGATTGGGGTAATGTTCGAGAAGACCAACTGATTCTACGGATTGAAAAAAGGTTTGAAGAACTGAATACTTGGCAAGGGAAGTATTATGAAGGTGATTGGGCTAATTAG